In a single window of the uncultured Dysgonomonas sp. genome:
- a CDS encoding glycoside hydrolase family 20 protein → MFRNFLCLSTLLFFIACTSDKTTPVASYDIIPMVQEIKTTDAKPFILNKTTKISFPAANSKLAQSAALLSEYIAQITGFRLEITDKQDIENAIKLTIDYSSDNPEAYIINVNSSLITINGSSEAGTFYGIQTIRKSIPVNADSEIEFPSTEITDYPSYAHRGASLDVSRHFFSVDFVKKYIDILAMFNISIFHWHLTDDQGWRIEIKKYPKLTEVGSKREHTIIGRHTGEFDNKPVSGFYTQEEIKDIVKYAEERFITIIPEIDIPGHTLAALASYPYLGCTGGPYQVGAEWGIYEDVLCAGNEEVFTFLDDVMTEVLPLFPARYIHIGGDECLKNRWMACPRCQARMRQLGFKKSQEHTLGEQLQSYFIARVEKIINNKGKSIIGWDEILEGGIAPNATIMSWRGTEGGIYAANKGHNVIMTPEQYVYLDYYQSPDVENEPFTFGWLTELKKTYSFNPMPAGLDENSQKHILGAQVNIWAEYMPSGQNVEYMLLPRMCALAETVWTNPERKDYNEFVSRLYRLSKHFDKLGYENCKQAYEIQDSIVVDTFKNEINLYMSTFDNSPIYYTLADKEPTAESALYTYNSPVTIKSNTIFKAVTYRENVRGKVYTKDFIVHKAFAKPITLKYEPDKRYMFDGATTLVNGQLGSNASYRTGMWLGFLGTDFEAHIDMKELTDISSLDMNSYVNTRGGLFAPKNLALLISADGNTYKEVFKETYEGHTEHISPKVITLSANLDETVKGRYIKVIAESVKVLPEWHEKKGDKAYLMIDEVRVY, encoded by the coding sequence ATGTTTAGAAATTTTCTTTGTCTGTCTACTCTTTTATTTTTTATTGCCTGTACTTCTGACAAAACTACTCCGGTAGCCAGTTATGATATAATACCTATGGTACAGGAAATAAAAACAACAGACGCTAAACCTTTCATCCTGAATAAGACTACAAAGATATCATTTCCTGCCGCAAATAGCAAGCTTGCCCAATCTGCGGCTTTACTATCCGAATATATTGCGCAAATAACAGGCTTCAGACTTGAAATAACCGACAAACAGGATATTGAGAATGCTATAAAACTCACCATTGATTATTCGAGTGATAATCCTGAAGCCTATATCATAAATGTAAATTCTTCGCTCATCACTATCAACGGATCTTCTGAAGCTGGTACCTTTTATGGAATCCAAACTATCCGAAAATCAATTCCAGTAAATGCTGATAGCGAAATAGAATTTCCGAGTACTGAAATTACAGATTATCCCTCTTATGCCCACAGGGGTGCCTCACTAGATGTATCCCGACATTTTTTTTCCGTTGATTTTGTAAAAAAGTATATTGATATACTGGCCATGTTCAATATCAGTATCTTTCACTGGCATCTGACCGACGACCAAGGATGGCGTATTGAGATAAAAAAGTACCCTAAGCTAACCGAAGTAGGTTCTAAACGTGAACATACAATCATAGGCCGTCATACTGGTGAATTTGACAATAAACCCGTTAGTGGATTCTACACGCAGGAAGAAATAAAAGACATTGTAAAATATGCGGAAGAGCGTTTCATAACCATCATCCCGGAAATAGATATTCCCGGACATACATTAGCCGCCCTGGCTTCATACCCCTATCTGGGTTGTACGGGAGGCCCCTATCAGGTAGGTGCCGAATGGGGTATCTACGAAGACGTGCTTTGTGCAGGTAATGAGGAAGTGTTTACGTTTCTCGATGATGTGATGACCGAGGTACTCCCATTGTTTCCCGCCCGGTATATCCATATAGGAGGTGATGAGTGCCTTAAAAACAGATGGATGGCATGTCCCAGATGTCAGGCAAGAATGAGACAATTGGGATTCAAGAAATCTCAAGAACACACTTTGGGTGAACAGCTACAGAGCTATTTCATAGCCAGAGTAGAGAAGATCATAAACAATAAAGGCAAGAGCATCATAGGTTGGGACGAAATACTGGAAGGAGGTATTGCTCCCAATGCAACAATCATGTCGTGGCGGGGTACCGAAGGCGGTATTTATGCTGCAAATAAAGGACACAACGTGATAATGACACCTGAGCAATATGTATATCTGGATTATTATCAATCTCCCGATGTAGAGAATGAGCCTTTCACTTTTGGCTGGTTAACTGAACTAAAAAAGACATATTCATTCAATCCAATGCCTGCCGGTTTAGATGAAAACAGCCAGAAGCACATTTTGGGTGCGCAGGTTAATATATGGGCAGAATATATGCCTTCGGGACAAAATGTAGAATATATGCTGCTCCCCCGTATGTGCGCTCTGGCTGAGACAGTATGGACCAATCCCGAAAGGAAAGATTATAACGAGTTCGTATCGCGCTTATACCGTCTCTCTAAACACTTCGACAAACTGGGATATGAGAATTGTAAGCAAGCTTATGAAATACAGGATTCTATTGTAGTGGATACATTTAAGAATGAGATAAACCTATATATGTCTACATTCGATAACAGCCCCATTTATTATACATTAGCTGATAAAGAGCCGACCGCCGAATCTGCACTTTACACATATAACAGCCCAGTAACGATAAAGAGCAATACTATATTCAAAGCCGTCACTTATCGGGAAAATGTAAGAGGCAAGGTTTATACTAAAGACTTCATTGTTCATAAAGCTTTTGCCAAACCCATAACATTGAAATATGAGCCGGATAAGCGCTATATGTTCGATGGTGCAACAACATTGGTTAATGGGCAATTAGGTTCTAATGCCAGTTACCGCACGGGTATGTGGCTGGGTTTTCTCGGTACTGATTTTGAAGCACATATTGATATGAAAGAGCTTACCGATATCTCATCTCTGGATATGAATTCATATGTAAATACCAGAGGGGGATTATTTGCACCTAAAAACCTCGCGTTGTTAATATCTGCGGATGGTAATACATATAAGGAGGTGTTTAAGGAGACATATGAAGGACATACAGAACATATAAGTCCTAAAGTGATTACTTTATCGGCTAATCTGGACGAAACAGTGAAAGGCCGGTATATAAAAGTAATTGCCGAATCGGTAAAAGTATTGCCCGAATGGCACGAAAAGAAAGGGGACAAGGCTTACCTGATGATAGATGAAGTAAGGGTTTATTAA
- a CDS encoding DUF5103 domain-containing protein encodes MMKYKLIAALLFVCNILSAQAYRTQTLSDEIYTIQVNLNEIWGQNPVARLNSDDNINISFDRLSDNSFNRLRYRIIHCDAYWLKSKGISEIDYLNGFNDNPIDDYAPSVNTTVEYTHFNLDIPNRDVSLKISGNYVVEVYEDGEPGIVLLTACFSVVDPAISIAATVSSNTDIDFNKSHQQVSFTIHHQGMDIRDPFTEIMVFVQQNNRLDNEKRKLKPTYINPNKLIYEHNRDLIFPAGNEYRRFETSSYRYNGMNVAHIRYVRPGYEMDIETDKVRAGRSYSYDQDQNGRFFIRNNDSEYPETEADYFITNFALAMDDPLLESIYINGNFTDNTFTDKYKMKYDSNEKVYRLSLLLKQGMYNYLYLTKDGSNFVTTNIEGNYFETENEYSIYVYYRPTGQRYDSLIGVQNIQSRAK; translated from the coding sequence ATGATGAAATACAAGCTTATAGCGGCACTTCTGTTCGTTTGCAATATACTTTCAGCACAGGCATACCGGACGCAGACCCTTTCTGACGAAATATATACAATACAGGTAAATCTGAACGAAATATGGGGGCAGAATCCCGTGGCTAGATTGAATAGTGATGATAATATCAATATCAGTTTTGACCGCTTGTCGGATAATTCCTTCAACCGACTACGGTATCGCATTATACATTGCGATGCTTATTGGTTAAAAAGTAAAGGTATCTCTGAGATCGATTATCTGAACGGATTTAATGACAATCCTATAGATGATTATGCTCCATCGGTCAACACCACAGTCGAATATACACATTTCAATCTGGATATACCAAACAGGGATGTGAGCCTGAAAATATCGGGAAATTATGTTGTCGAAGTTTATGAGGACGGTGAACCCGGTATAGTATTACTTACAGCCTGCTTCTCGGTGGTAGATCCGGCTATAAGTATAGCGGCCACAGTCTCATCCAATACCGACATAGACTTTAATAAAAGCCATCAGCAGGTATCTTTCACGATTCATCATCAGGGTATGGATATCAGAGATCCCTTTACCGAAATAATGGTGTTTGTACAACAAAACAACAGATTGGATAATGAAAAACGGAAATTGAAGCCGACATATATAAATCCTAATAAACTGATATATGAACACAACAGAGACCTTATATTCCCAGCTGGTAATGAATATCGCCGTTTTGAAACATCGAGCTACAGGTATAATGGTATGAATGTTGCTCACATCAGATATGTCCGTCCGGGTTATGAAATGGATATTGAAACGGATAAGGTACGTGCCGGACGTTCTTATAGCTACGATCAGGATCAGAACGGCCGCTTCTTTATACGGAATAATGATAGTGAATATCCTGAAACAGAGGCTGATTATTTTATTACTAATTTTGCATTGGCGATGGACGACCCTTTGTTGGAAAGTATATACATAAACGGAAATTTTACAGATAATACCTTTACCGACAAATACAAGATGAAATATGATAGCAATGAAAAGGTATACCGCCTCTCCTTATTATTGAAACAGGGTATGTATAATTATCTCTATCTTACAAAAGACGGGAGCAATTTTGTTACTACTAATATCGAAGGCAATTATTTCGAGACTGAGAATGAATATTCTATTTATGTTTACTACCGCCCTACTGGTCAGCGTTACGATAGTCTGATAGGTGTGCAGAATATACAGTCGCGGGCGAAGTAA
- a CDS encoding YebC/PmpR family DNA-binding transcriptional regulator has protein sequence MGRAFEYRKATKMKRWGNMARVFTKLGRQITIAVKEGGPEPDTNPRLRVLMQQVKKENMPKENVERAIKKAISKDEADYKEVVYEGYGPFGIAIVVETATDNPTRTVANVRSYFNKHNGSLGTSGSLEFLFDHKCVFKIGAKEGVSLEDLELELIDYGVDEVEHDGDDIILYGEFKSYSEIQKYLEENGFEIHSAEFERIPNDLKELTKEQQEQIQKLLDKFEDDDDVQNVFHNMKEDFEEE, from the coding sequence ATGGGAAGAGCGTTCGAATACCGCAAAGCGACAAAGATGAAACGTTGGGGCAATATGGCCCGTGTGTTCACTAAACTAGGGAGGCAAATAACAATAGCAGTAAAAGAGGGTGGTCCCGAGCCCGATACCAATCCCCGTCTTCGTGTATTGATGCAGCAAGTGAAGAAGGAGAATATGCCAAAGGAAAATGTAGAACGTGCCATCAAAAAAGCAATATCGAAAGATGAAGCCGATTATAAGGAGGTTGTATATGAAGGATACGGGCCGTTTGGTATTGCTATCGTGGTAGAGACTGCAACCGATAATCCTACACGTACTGTAGCGAATGTGCGCAGCTACTTTAATAAGCATAATGGTTCGCTGGGGACTTCAGGAAGCCTTGAATTCCTGTTCGACCATAAATGTGTGTTTAAGATCGGAGCAAAGGAAGGTGTTTCACTGGAGGATCTGGAACTGGAATTAATCGACTATGGTGTTGATGAAGTAGAGCATGACGGTGATGATATAATACTCTACGGAGAGTTTAAGTCTTACTCCGAAATACAGAAATATCTCGAAGAAAACGGATTTGAAATACACAGCGCCGAGTTTGAGCGCATCCCGAATGACCTGAAAGAACTGACAAAGGAACAGCAGGAACAAATACAAAAGCTATTGGATAAATTCGAAGACGATGACGATGTTCAGAACGTATTCCATAATATGAAAGAAGATTTCGAAGAAGAGTGA
- a CDS encoding cation transporter, with protein sequence MDIIYNNLKYATLTVHGNCEICKQRIENAALSVNGVFSATWNVQNGKLQIGFNPEKTNLGEISEAIAKVGHDTDKNKADKVKYDELSDCCK encoded by the coding sequence ATGGATATTATATACAATAACCTAAAATACGCAACACTTACAGTTCATGGCAATTGTGAGATATGCAAACAACGGATAGAAAACGCGGCTTTATCAGTAAATGGCGTATTCTCCGCAACATGGAACGTACAGAATGGCAAACTGCAAATAGGCTTTAATCCTGAGAAAACAAATCTCGGAGAGATTAGTGAAGCTATTGCAAAGGTAGGCCACGACACCGATAAGAACAAAGCCGACAAAGTAAAATATGATGAGCTGTCCGACTGTTGTAAATGA
- the pheT gene encoding phenylalanine--tRNA ligase subunit beta produces MNISYNWLKDYLDFDLTPEETSAALTSLGLETGGVEEVETVKGGLEGLVIGEVLTCMDHPDSDHLHVTTVNVGQEEPLQIVCGAPNVAAGQKVVVALVGTKLYQGEESFTIKKSKIRGTESFGMICAEDEIGIGTSHEGIIVLLADAKIGMPAKEYYNIKSDYILEVDITPNRIDGASHYGVARDLEAYLRQNKLKGALTLPSVDDFKIDEPTGAITVRVENTEACPRYAGLTIRGVKVTESPDWLKEKLTLIGQRPINNVVDITNYVLHSMGHPLHAFDVAHITGGEVIVRTLPEGTKFVTLDEVERTLSDRDLMICNDKEGMCIGGVFGGMKSGVTESTTEVFLESAYFNPTWIRKTARRHGLNTDASFHFERGCDPNDTIYVLKYAAMLIKEIAGGKITGDIQDVYPNPVAKPIVKLSYEKVNSLIGKAIDKQTVRSILNNLEMVITEESDDMLTIEIPTYRVDVLRDVDVIEDILRVYGYNNIEIGDNLKSNLSYETPTDKGYDLQNLVSEQLTGSGFNEIMNNSLTKEAYYTDSGVYPASKCVYLLNPLSTDLNVMRQTLIYGGLESIAYNRNRQNPDIRFYEFGNCYFYDAEKKMEGETLREYSEEYHLGIWLSGSSIDNSWTSANEKSSVFQLKAYVENILARLGISVSKYDYEQFSNEIFSTAIAIQAKGKGKSLGVLGIVNKKLLKAQDISVEVYFAELNWDALMKEIRKNTITYSEISKFPAVKRDLALLLDEAVLFDQIEKIAYKAERKLLKEVRLFDVYEGKNLPEGKKSYAVKFVLQDDEKTLNDKQIDAIMQKIQKSLESELGAQLR; encoded by the coding sequence ATGAATATTTCGTACAATTGGTTGAAAGATTACCTTGATTTCGATTTAACTCCGGAGGAAACATCCGCTGCCCTTACATCTTTGGGTTTGGAAACAGGCGGTGTGGAAGAAGTAGAAACTGTCAAAGGCGGGCTGGAAGGCCTTGTTATCGGTGAAGTGCTTACTTGTATGGATCATCCCGATTCCGACCACCTGCATGTAACCACCGTTAACGTGGGACAGGAAGAACCGTTGCAGATTGTTTGCGGCGCACCGAATGTAGCTGCCGGACAGAAAGTAGTGGTTGCTCTTGTGGGTACTAAACTGTATCAGGGTGAAGAATCGTTTACAATCAAGAAATCCAAAATCAGGGGTACGGAATCTTTCGGGATGATATGTGCCGAAGATGAAATCGGTATCGGTACCAGCCATGAGGGAATTATCGTATTGCTGGCCGATGCGAAGATAGGAATGCCGGCCAAAGAATATTACAATATCAAAAGCGATTATATTCTCGAAGTAGATATTACGCCTAACCGTATAGACGGAGCGTCGCATTACGGTGTAGCCCGCGATCTGGAAGCCTATTTGCGTCAGAATAAACTGAAAGGGGCGCTCACATTGCCATCTGTGGATGACTTCAAGATCGATGAACCGACGGGTGCAATTACTGTAAGGGTAGAAAACACAGAGGCTTGTCCGCGTTATGCAGGACTTACAATCCGGGGTGTGAAAGTAACCGAAAGTCCCGACTGGCTGAAAGAAAAGCTTACCCTTATCGGCCAGAGGCCTATTAATAATGTGGTAGATATCACCAACTATGTATTGCATAGCATGGGGCATCCGCTTCATGCTTTCGATGTGGCTCATATCACAGGCGGAGAAGTAATTGTGAGGACATTACCCGAAGGTACCAAATTCGTTACGCTCGATGAAGTGGAGCGTACCCTTAGCGACAGGGACCTGATGATATGCAATGATAAAGAGGGTATGTGTATCGGAGGTGTATTTGGAGGAATGAAATCGGGTGTGACTGAAAGTACAACAGAGGTGTTTCTGGAATCAGCCTATTTTAATCCTACATGGATACGCAAAACAGCGCGCCGTCACGGACTGAATACGGATGCGTCTTTCCACTTCGAGCGTGGATGCGATCCTAACGATACGATCTATGTGCTGAAATATGCTGCAATGCTGATAAAAGAGATTGCAGGAGGTAAGATTACGGGAGATATTCAGGACGTATATCCTAATCCTGTGGCGAAGCCGATTGTAAAATTATCATACGAGAAGGTGAACTCACTTATAGGTAAGGCTATAGACAAGCAAACGGTGAGGTCCATACTGAATAATCTGGAAATGGTTATCACAGAAGAAAGCGATGATATGCTCACTATTGAGATACCGACATACCGTGTAGATGTGCTGCGTGATGTGGACGTGATAGAAGACATACTGCGTGTATATGGCTACAATAATATAGAGATAGGCGATAACCTGAAATCGAACCTGTCATACGAAACTCCTACCGATAAGGGATATGATCTCCAGAATCTGGTTTCGGAGCAATTGACAGGAAGCGGGTTTAATGAGATAATGAACAACTCACTTACGAAAGAGGCTTACTATACCGATTCAGGGGTATATCCTGCTTCTAAGTGTGTGTATCTGCTCAACCCGTTGAGTACCGACCTGAATGTTATGCGCCAGACGCTTATTTACGGAGGATTGGAGAGTATTGCTTATAACCGTAATCGGCAGAATCCCGATATCCGTTTCTACGAATTTGGAAATTGCTATTTCTATGATGCCGAAAAGAAAATGGAAGGTGAAACACTGAGAGAATATAGCGAGGAATACCATCTAGGTATATGGCTCAGCGGAAGCAGCATAGATAATAGCTGGACGTCGGCTAATGAAAAATCGTCTGTTTTCCAGTTGAAGGCCTATGTGGAAAATATACTCGCCCGTTTGGGGATATCTGTCTCTAAATATGATTATGAGCAGTTTTCGAATGAGATATTCAGCACGGCTATAGCTATCCAGGCAAAGGGTAAAGGAAAATCGCTGGGTGTATTGGGTATCGTAAACAAAAAGCTGCTTAAAGCACAGGATATAAGTGTCGAGGTCTATTTTGCAGAACTAAATTGGGATGCGTTGATGAAGGAGATCAGGAAGAATACGATCACTTATTCGGAGATATCTAAGTTCCCGGCTGTGAAAAGGGATTTGGCATTGCTACTGGATGAGGCTGTATTGTTCGACCAGATAGAAAAAATAGCATACAAGGCGGAGCGCAAGTTGCTGAAAGAGGTAAGACTGTTTGATGTGTATGAGGGTAAGAATCTGCCTGAAGGCAAGAAGTCGTATGCTGTGAAGTTTGTATTGCAGGACGATGAAAAGACGCTTAACGACAAACAGATAGATGCCATTATGCAGAAGATACAGAAGTCGCTGGAGAGTGAACTCGGTGCACAATTGAGATAA
- a CDS encoding methylated-DNA--[protein]-cysteine S-methyltransferase: MNQQNNIDFDRIKDAIGYINDNYRSQPGLDDIAAHVALSPYHLQRMFTEWAGVSPKKFLQYISVENAKKILKESRATLFDTAFEVGLSGTGRLHDLFVKIEGMTPGEYKNGGENLTINYSFAETPFGEILIASTAKGICYMAFSDNEMIALEELQRIFPNADYKQLTDNNQQSALYIFKQDWQQPEQIKLHVKGTDFQLKVWESLLKIPRGKLLTYSDIARQTGNPKASRAVGSAVGDNPVAYLIPCHRVILSSGAFGQYHWDSSRKAAIIGWENINIHNR; encoded by the coding sequence ATGAACCAGCAAAACAATATAGATTTCGACCGCATCAAAGATGCTATCGGATATATAAATGATAATTACAGATCGCAACCCGGTTTGGACGATATAGCTGCCCATGTTGCCCTTAGCCCTTACCATCTTCAACGTATGTTTACCGAATGGGCGGGAGTAAGCCCTAAAAAGTTTCTCCAATACATCAGCGTCGAAAATGCCAAGAAGATACTCAAAGAGAGCCGCGCCACACTCTTCGATACTGCTTTTGAAGTCGGTTTATCGGGTACAGGACGCTTACATGACCTGTTTGTAAAAATAGAAGGAATGACGCCCGGAGAATATAAAAACGGTGGAGAAAACCTGACTATCAACTACAGTTTTGCAGAAACACCCTTCGGCGAAATTCTGATAGCATCTACAGCGAAAGGTATTTGCTATATGGCTTTTTCTGATAATGAAATGATCGCGCTGGAAGAATTACAAAGAATATTCCCGAACGCAGACTATAAACAACTGACAGATAACAATCAACAAAGCGCACTATATATATTCAAACAAGACTGGCAACAACCGGAACAAATAAAACTACATGTGAAAGGTACCGATTTTCAGCTCAAAGTATGGGAATCCCTACTGAAAATACCAAGGGGTAAACTATTAACTTATAGCGACATTGCCAGACAAACAGGCAACCCCAAGGCAAGCAGGGCTGTAGGTTCTGCCGTGGGCGACAACCCTGTTGCATACCTTATTCCCTGCCACCGGGTAATACTATCTTCGGGTGCATTCGGTCAGTATCACTGGGATAGCAGCCGTAAGGCTGCAATAATAGGATGGGAAAATATAAACATACATAATCGTTGA
- a CDS encoding NfeD family protein, whose translation MKEFFSSMDATQQFYWYVAIGASVIFIIQTIMTFIGADSDTGVDADFDGNLDSADAPFQLFSLRNLINFLLGFGWTGAVLYNAFESKFVVGIVSFLVGSVFILLFFVIMRFIWKLSEDNTFKMEDTIGKTADVYMNIPASKSGRGKIFVSVKGSSRELYAVTTAGEALKSGSLVKIIGIEGDILVVEPFSNMNN comes from the coding sequence ATGAAAGAGTTTTTTTCAAGTATGGACGCTACACAACAGTTTTATTGGTATGTAGCCATAGGAGCTAGTGTTATATTTATAATCCAGACCATTATGACTTTTATTGGTGCCGATTCCGATACAGGAGTAGATGCCGACTTTGACGGCAATCTGGATAGTGCAGATGCTCCATTTCAGTTATTCTCTCTCCGTAATCTGATTAATTTCCTTTTAGGATTCGGATGGACAGGCGCGGTATTATACAATGCATTCGAAAGCAAGTTCGTAGTGGGCATAGTATCCTTTTTGGTAGGAAGTGTGTTCATATTGCTTTTCTTTGTCATAATGCGTTTTATCTGGAAACTATCCGAGGATAATACATTCAAGATGGAAGACACAATAGGGAAAACCGCAGACGTATATATGAATATTCCCGCATCAAAAAGTGGAAGAGGAAAAATATTTGTCAGTGTGAAAGGTTCTTCCCGTGAATTATATGCCGTTACAACAGCCGGCGAAGCGCTAAAAAGCGGATCATTGGTGAAGATTATCGGCATAGAAGGGGATATATTGGTCGTAGAGCCATTCAGTAATATGAATAACTAA
- a CDS encoding flotillin family protein → MFEDLLNGGGVGILVVVLVVVLIVTALAMISRYKRCPSDKILVVYGKTGGASAKCIHGGGAFIIPVIQDFAYLDLKPISIEANLTSALSKQNIRVDVPCRFTIAISTEKENMNNAAERLLGLTTSQIQELAKDILFGQLRLVIATMMIEEINSDRDKFLDNIAKNVDTELRKIGLKLINVNVTDINDESGYIEALGKEAAAKAINEAKISVAEQEKIGETGKAVADRMRDVQIAETHRDRDVSIAVAQKDREVSIAGAARDESIGKAEADRDTRVKTAEANAIAVKGENTAKIEIAGSDALRREKEAEAARLAVAAEKVQQAKALEEAYLAEQKAELARSERERSTQIANVVVPAEIEKQRIIIEAQAAAERVREQAKGDADAIFAKMDAEARGLYEILTKQAEGYKDVVNAAKGDPVAAYQLLLIEKLPELVKTQVEAVKNIKIDKVTVWDTGNGAGDDGRTSTANFISGLMKSVPPLNDLFGMAGMNLPSYLKGQAEKDKEVIIPLAPTPAEDEKKKK, encoded by the coding sequence ATGTTTGAAGATCTATTAAATGGAGGAGGCGTCGGAATACTGGTTGTAGTTCTGGTTGTTGTCCTCATTGTTACTGCTTTGGCGATGATATCGAGATATAAACGATGTCCGTCCGATAAAATCCTGGTAGTATATGGAAAGACAGGTGGTGCATCAGCCAAATGTATTCACGGTGGCGGTGCATTCATTATTCCCGTTATACAGGATTTCGCATATCTGGATTTGAAACCGATATCTATCGAAGCCAACCTGACCAGCGCACTGAGTAAACAGAATATCCGTGTAGATGTTCCGTGCCGCTTTACAATCGCCATTTCCACCGAAAAGGAAAATATGAATAATGCGGCAGAAAGACTTCTTGGCCTGACTACTTCGCAAATACAGGAACTGGCTAAAGACATCCTGTTCGGACAATTGCGTTTGGTTATCGCGACCATGATGATTGAAGAAATCAACTCCGACCGCGACAAATTCTTAGATAACATTGCGAAAAATGTTGACACAGAGTTACGCAAGATAGGTCTGAAACTGATAAATGTAAACGTTACCGATATCAATGACGAATCAGGCTACATAGAGGCTTTAGGAAAAGAAGCTGCTGCAAAGGCGATCAATGAAGCCAAAATCAGTGTGGCAGAACAAGAAAAAATCGGGGAAACAGGTAAGGCTGTCGCCGACAGAATGCGCGATGTACAAATCGCCGAAACTCACAGAGACAGGGATGTATCCATCGCTGTGGCTCAAAAGGACAGAGAAGTAAGCATTGCAGGTGCTGCCAGAGACGAGTCTATTGGTAAAGCTGAAGCAGACAGAGATACCCGTGTAAAAACAGCCGAAGCAAACGCTATCGCCGTTAAAGGAGAGAATACTGCCAAAATTGAGATCGCCGGTTCAGATGCCCTTCGTCGCGAAAAAGAAGCCGAAGCCGCGCGCTTGGCTGTTGCCGCAGAAAAAGTACAACAGGCAAAGGCTCTCGAAGAAGCATATCTGGCTGAACAAAAAGCTGAGTTGGCACGTTCGGAAAGAGAGCGTTCGACACAGATAGCCAATGTTGTTGTTCCTGCCGAGATAGAAAAACAAAGAATAATCATTGAAGCGCAGGCTGCTGCCGAACGTGTACGTGAACAGGCTAAAGGAGATGCAGACGCTATCTTCGCCAAAATGGATGCGGAAGCACGCGGTTTGTATGAAATACTGACCAAACAGGCAGAAGGTTACAAGGATGTGGTAAATGCGGCAAAAGGTGATCCTGTGGCAGCTTACCAGCTATTGTTGATAGAGAAATTGCCTGAACTGGTTAAAACTCAGGTTGAGGCCGTTAAGAATATCAAAATTGATAAAGTTACTGTCTGGGATACAGGAAATGGTGCGGGCGACGATGGCAGAACATCTACTGCCAACTTTATATCCGGCCTGATGAAATCTGTACCGCCATTGAACGACTTATTCGGAATGGCAGGAATGAATCTTCCGTCTTATCTGAAAGGACAGGCGGAAAAGGATAAAGAGGTAATAATCCCACTGGCTCCTACACCTGCTGAAGATGAGAAAAAGAAAAAATAA